A single Capsicum annuum cultivar UCD-10X-F1 unplaced genomic scaffold, UCD10Xv1.1 ctg78595, whole genome shotgun sequence DNA region contains:
- the LOC107855183 gene encoding ATP-citrate synthase beta chain protein 1-like yields the protein MNGGEMESAQAKNQALKDAGAVVPTSYEALEGAIKETFQKLVEEGKITPVKEVTPPQLPEDLSTAIKKGKVRVPTHIISTISDERGVEQRYAGVLMSTLVEEGYGVGDVVLAIARVSFIFAS from the exons ATGAACGGTGGTGAAATGGAGTCAGCGCAAGCAAAGAACCAAGCACTCAAAGACGCTGGAGCCGTGGTTCCTACCTCTTATGAGGCTTTAGAAGGAGCTATCAAAGAAACATTTCAAAAGCTG GTCGAAGAGGGTAAAATAACACCTGTAAAGGAAGTGACACCGCCACAACTTCCTGAAGATCTTAGCACAGCAATTAAGAAAGGGAAAGTTCGCGTGCCAACTCACATTATTTCCACCATATCTGATGAGAGGG GTGTAGAGCAGCGGTATGCTGGTGTGCTCATGTCGACACTTGTAGAGGAGGGATATGGTGTTGGTGATGTCGTTCTCGCTATTGCTCGCGT